The Acidimicrobiales bacterium genome has a window encoding:
- a CDS encoding hydantoinase B/oxoprolinase family protein: MATHLLADDAGAVDRVTLTLLHRQLVNICDEMAVSMMRTAYSPIFSEGLDFSTLILDRHGGLVATAGLNPAMLGASLYAATWVIREVGPDNFSPGDVWIHNDPYRGGSHMPEHMMIMPIFVEDEIVAYVGNIAHLAEIGGMAPGSFAATATDVFQEGLRLPPVRLFQGGEPVRDIWRIMLSNHRTPANSWGDLHAMLGSLRVGERRLRQLLAERGVAELDEAFARLQDFTEACLRREVAALPDGVYRAEDCFDDDGITDRRHVVRLAVIVEGDEIVFDYSASDPQAIGPINAPYVVTLSASLNGLLYIIGEGIPVNAGVARVARVVAPAGSICCVKLPGACVGGQTENQPRVMEMVMGSVLGQLLPERCAAASGNTSLNFLFGGVDPRSGEYFAHYHFEANGWGGRATSDGNNAQIVPHANCRNTPVEIFETRWPWIHHRYALNRDSAGAGRHRGGLGIERVLEVAADVITVSVLADRAKVPPWGLFGGQPGSLTRVELRRAGERDFASFQEHFGLVSPSKFSNVRLVRGDQVRLVSPSGGGYGDPATRDPALVAADVREGFVSRESAERYYRVVLDDSGALDERRTRELRTGGGDALA; this comes from the coding sequence GTGGCGACGCACCTCCTCGCCGACGACGCCGGGGCCGTCGACCGCGTCACCCTCACGCTCTTGCACCGCCAGCTCGTCAACATCTGCGACGAGATGGCGGTGTCGATGATGCGGACCGCCTACTCCCCCATCTTCTCGGAGGGGCTCGACTTCTCGACGCTGATCCTCGACCGGCACGGCGGCCTCGTCGCGACGGCCGGTCTCAACCCGGCGATGCTCGGGGCGTCCCTCTACGCCGCGACGTGGGTGATCCGCGAGGTCGGGCCGGACAACTTCAGCCCCGGCGACGTGTGGATCCACAACGACCCCTACCGCGGCGGCTCGCACATGCCCGAGCACATGATGATCATGCCGATCTTCGTCGAGGACGAGATCGTGGCCTACGTCGGCAACATCGCGCACCTCGCCGAGATCGGGGGCATGGCACCGGGATCCTTCGCCGCCACGGCGACCGACGTCTTCCAGGAGGGGCTGCGGCTCCCACCGGTCCGGCTCTTCCAAGGAGGCGAGCCCGTCCGGGACATCTGGCGGATCATGCTCTCGAACCACCGGACGCCGGCCAACAGCTGGGGCGACCTGCACGCCATGCTCGGGTCGCTGCGCGTCGGCGAGCGCCGGCTGCGCCAGCTCCTCGCGGAACGGGGCGTCGCGGAGCTCGACGAGGCCTTCGCGAGGCTGCAGGACTTCACCGAGGCCTGCCTGCGCCGGGAGGTCGCGGCGCTCCCCGACGGCGTCTACCGGGCCGAGGACTGCTTCGACGACGACGGGATCACCGATCGCCGCCACGTCGTGCGCCTCGCCGTCATCGTCGAGGGGGACGAGATCGTCTTCGACTACTCCGCATCGGACCCGCAGGCGATCGGCCCGATCAACGCACCCTACGTCGTCACGCTCTCGGCCTCGTTGAACGGCCTCCTCTACATCATCGGCGAGGGGATCCCCGTCAACGCCGGCGTGGCCCGCGTCGCGCGCGTCGTCGCGCCGGCGGGGTCGATCTGCTGCGTGAAGCTCCCCGGCGCCTGCGTCGGCGGCCAGACGGAGAACCAGCCCCGGGTCATGGAGATGGTGATGGGCAGCGTGCTCGGGCAGCTCCTGCCCGAGCGCTGCGCCGCGGCGAGCGGCAACACGTCGCTGAACTTCCTCTTCGGCGGGGTCGACCCCCGCAGCGGCGAGTACTTCGCCCACTACCACTTCGAGGCGAACGGCTGGGGAGGCCGTGCTACGAGCGACGGGAACAACGCCCAGATCGTCCCCCACGCCAACTGCCGCAACACGCCGGTCGAGATCTTCGAGACGCGCTGGCCGTGGATCCACCACCGGTACGCGCTCAACCGGGACTCCGCGGGCGCCGGACGCCACCGGGGCGGGCTCGGGATCGAGCGAGTCCTCGAGGTGGCGGCGGACGTGATCACCGTGAGCGTGCTCGCCGACCGCGCCAAGGTGCCGCCGTGGGGCCTGTTCGGCGGCCAACCCGGGAGCCTGACGCGCGTCGAGCTGCGCCGCGCCGGCGAACGGGACTTCGCGTCCTTCCAGGAGCACTTCGGGCTCGTCAGCCCCTCGAAGTTCTCGAACGTGCGCCTGGTCCGCGGCGACCAGGTGCGCCTCGTCTCGCCGTCGGGTGGCGGCTACGGCGACCCCGCGACGCGCGACCCCGCCCTCGTCGCCGCCGACGTCCGCGAGGGCTTCGTCTCCCGGGAGAGCGCCGAGCGGTACTACCGCGTCGTCCTCGACGACAGCGGTGCGCTCGACGAGCGACGGACACGCGAGCTGCGGACGGGAGGCGGCGATGCCCTGGCGTGA
- a CDS encoding hydantoinase/oxoprolinase family protein, with protein MDRWRVGIDTGGTFTDLVAVRGSALSSAKVPSTPPRYEQGVLDALAAAGIDLAETELVAHGTTVATNAVITGQVAPTALLTTAGFRDVLELRRHNRGDPFDIMWDPPAPIVPRRHRYEVRERLDYAGAIVEPLEEADVLAAVKSARAARITSFATCFLHSYENPDHELRARSLILEAMPEATVSCSCELLREPDEFERTSTTVINACLVPVVAGYLRSLERLLAAAGFRGRLAVMHSGGGLLSVESAARFPARLVTSGPAAGAMAAAGVAGSGSPAGGVTAAEGIARATGLDEVISLDIGGTSADIAVIRGGRARLVNEYSPQFGQVIRFPAVDLVTIGAGGGSIAWVDAGGLPHVGPQSAGAVPGPAAYLRGGTAATVTDANVVLGRLGGGFGLAGGVALDEGAATRAVEEFASRLGLTVAAAALGIVELVVDSMARSIRVVTVERGLDPRDFTLVAFGGAGPLLAAELAAALDMRRVVVPLAPGVTSALGCLHVDIAHDVAEAFIAPLSALGRDAVAARLGALAAQLHERLDLDGVAPDERRIELALDLRYVGQVKALTIPVTPEALAGDLAGTLLERFYEEYERQFHFATRDIPVETAALRARGLRPARRPTIPFVPGRSGAPTTERKVVTKAGELPTPVYARKELPVGTRLRGPAIAVQADSTTWVPPGWQAEVDALGNLVIERTSWEAP; from the coding sequence GTGGACCGCTGGCGCGTCGGGATCGATACGGGCGGCACCTTCACCGACCTCGTCGCCGTGCGCGGCTCGGCGCTGTCGAGCGCGAAGGTCCCCTCCACACCGCCCCGCTACGAGCAGGGGGTGCTCGACGCCCTGGCGGCGGCGGGCATCGACCTCGCCGAGACCGAGCTCGTGGCGCACGGCACGACGGTGGCGACGAACGCGGTGATCACGGGGCAGGTCGCGCCCACCGCGCTCCTCACGACCGCGGGCTTCCGGGACGTCCTCGAGCTGCGCCGCCACAACCGGGGTGACCCCTTCGACATCATGTGGGACCCGCCGGCGCCGATCGTGCCCCGCCGCCACCGCTACGAGGTGCGCGAGCGCCTCGACTACGCCGGCGCGATCGTCGAGCCCCTCGAGGAGGCGGACGTCCTCGCCGCCGTCAAGTCGGCCCGTGCCGCGCGCATCACCTCCTTCGCCACCTGCTTCCTCCACTCCTACGAGAACCCCGACCACGAGCTGCGGGCGCGCTCGCTCATCCTCGAGGCCATGCCCGAGGCGACGGTCTCGTGCTCGTGCGAGCTGCTGCGCGAGCCCGACGAGTTCGAGCGCACCTCGACGACGGTGATCAACGCGTGCCTCGTGCCGGTCGTCGCGGGCTACCTGCGCTCCCTCGAGCGCCTCCTCGCCGCGGCGGGATTCCGCGGCAGGCTCGCCGTCATGCACTCCGGCGGCGGGCTGCTCTCGGTCGAGAGCGCGGCGCGCTTCCCGGCACGCCTCGTCACCTCGGGACCGGCCGCGGGCGCGATGGCGGCCGCCGGCGTCGCCGGGTCAGGCAGCCCGGCCGGCGGCGTGACCGCCGCCGAGGGGATCGCCCGGGCGACAGGCCTCGACGAGGTGATCTCCCTCGACATCGGCGGGACGAGCGCGGACATCGCGGTCATCAGGGGCGGCCGGGCGCGCCTCGTCAACGAGTACTCGCCGCAGTTCGGCCAGGTGATCCGCTTCCCGGCAGTCGACCTCGTCACGATCGGCGCCGGGGGCGGCTCGATCGCGTGGGTGGACGCGGGGGGCCTGCCGCACGTCGGGCCGCAGAGCGCGGGGGCCGTCCCCGGCCCCGCGGCCTACCTGCGCGGCGGCACCGCCGCGACGGTGACCGACGCGAACGTCGTGCTCGGGCGCCTCGGCGGGGGCTTCGGCCTGGCGGGCGGGGTCGCGCTCGACGAGGGCGCGGCGACGCGTGCCGTCGAGGAGTTCGCGTCCCGGCTCGGGCTCACGGTAGCGGCGGCTGCGCTCGGCATCGTCGAGCTGGTCGTCGACAGCATGGCCCGGTCGATCCGCGTCGTCACCGTCGAGCGCGGCCTCGACCCGCGGGACTTCACCCTCGTCGCCTTCGGGGGCGCCGGGCCGCTGCTCGCCGCCGAGCTCGCCGCCGCCCTCGACATGCGCCGGGTCGTCGTCCCGCTCGCGCCCGGGGTGACCTCGGCCCTCGGGTGCCTGCACGTCGACATCGCCCACGACGTCGCCGAGGCGTTCATCGCCCCGCTCTCGGCGCTCGGGCGCGACGCTGTGGCCGCGCGCCTCGGCGCGCTCGCCGCGCAGCTCCACGAGCGGCTCGACCTCGACGGCGTGGCGCCGGACGAGCGGCGCATCGAGCTCGCGCTCGACCTGCGCTACGTCGGGCAGGTGAAGGCGCTCACCATCCCCGTCACCCCGGAGGCGCTCGCCGGGGACCTCGCCGGGACGCTGCTCGAGCGGTTCTACGAGGAGTACGAGCGCCAGTTCCACTTCGCCACCCGCGACATCCCGGTCGAGACCGCCGCGCTGCGGGCCCGTGGGCTGCGGCCGGCGCGTCGGCCGACGATCCCATTCGTCCCGGGACGGTCGGGCGCGCCGACGACCGAGCGGAAGGTGGTGACGAAGGCCGGCGAGCTGCCCACGCCCGTGTACGCGCGCAAGGAGCTGCCGGTCGGCACGCGCCTGCGCGGTCCGGCCATCGCGGTGCAGGCCGACTCGACGACCTGGGTCCCGCCGGGCTGGCAGGCAGAGGTCGACGCGCTGGGCAACCTCGTCATCGAGCGGACGAGCTGGGAGGCGCCGTGA
- a CDS encoding hydantoinase B/oxoprolinase family protein codes for MNAGRDGLRTRDPILFQVLYNAFSSVVDEMGALLQKVAFSLVVSEGRDYSGTICTASGDLVASGSTDLPAHLGTIPFTVKGTLAWVGPHPERFFREGDVVLVNDPYIGGTHHNDVRAIMPVFLGGRLAAFVQCSAHWTDIGGAVPGTFDPNARSSYGEGLAITPVHVVRGGVLEREVVDLILRNVRMPEVAYGDLLAQIGAVRLGERRLQELARRHGEETIVAVMDEVIGYAEDVLRHEFAQLPDVSIPVEALIDRDPGADDDTPLAVRMRLTISGDRATMDFSESSGLARGAMNASKAVCISSAVVTLKMIFPHVLMNEGVFRAVDFVVPDGLLVSAPFPAPTSGMAAGVYPAVADCVLKAFIQIAPERCMAGPTGLLNIVIGGYDPRPGFERDYVAYLWLEGGWGGRPAARDNHTAMTTFATTATNQPVELQERLFPLRYECYRLEPDSAGPGRSRGGLGVRRRWYLTEAEGVLSDLGDGERFGPWGWAGGGDAAPNRFVYGPGTPEEVNIGMFCTGMRLEPGRILDCFQPGGGGYGDPFERDPAWVLDDVLDGYVSVAAAERDYGVVVRPLATGGFAVDEEATRAARSRPRRQRA; via the coding sequence GTGAACGCGGGGCGGGATGGCCTTCGGACGCGGGACCCGATCCTGTTCCAGGTGCTCTACAACGCCTTCTCGAGCGTCGTCGACGAGATGGGGGCGCTGCTCCAGAAGGTGGCGTTCTCGCTCGTCGTGAGCGAGGGGCGAGACTACTCGGGGACGATCTGCACCGCGAGCGGCGACCTCGTCGCGTCGGGGAGCACGGACCTCCCCGCGCACCTCGGGACGATCCCGTTCACGGTGAAGGGGACCCTCGCGTGGGTCGGACCGCACCCCGAGCGCTTCTTCCGCGAGGGCGACGTCGTCCTCGTCAACGACCCCTACATCGGGGGCACGCACCACAACGACGTGCGCGCGATCATGCCGGTCTTCCTCGGCGGACGCCTCGCCGCCTTCGTCCAGTGCTCCGCGCACTGGACCGACATCGGCGGGGCGGTCCCGGGCACCTTCGACCCGAACGCGCGCAGCTCCTACGGGGAGGGCCTGGCCATCACGCCGGTCCACGTCGTGCGTGGCGGGGTCCTCGAGCGCGAGGTCGTCGACCTCATCTTGCGCAACGTGCGCATGCCGGAGGTCGCCTACGGGGACCTCCTCGCCCAGATCGGCGCGGTCCGCCTCGGCGAGCGGCGGCTGCAGGAGCTGGCGCGCCGCCACGGCGAGGAGACGATCGTCGCGGTCATGGACGAGGTGATCGGCTACGCCGAGGACGTGCTGCGCCACGAGTTCGCGCAGCTGCCCGACGTGTCCATCCCGGTCGAGGCGCTCATCGACCGGGACCCGGGGGCCGACGACGACACCCCGCTCGCGGTGCGCATGCGCCTCACGATCAGCGGGGACCGGGCGACGATGGACTTCTCCGAGTCCTCGGGTCTCGCGCGCGGGGCGATGAACGCCTCCAAGGCCGTGTGCATCTCGTCGGCCGTCGTGACCTTGAAGATGATCTTCCCCCACGTCCTCATGAACGAGGGCGTGTTCCGGGCGGTCGACTTCGTCGTGCCCGACGGCCTGCTCGTCTCGGCACCTTTCCCCGCCCCGACCTCGGGCATGGCTGCCGGCGTCTACCCGGCTGTCGCCGACTGCGTGCTGAAGGCCTTCATCCAGATCGCGCCGGAGCGGTGCATGGCGGGGCCGACGGGCCTCCTCAACATCGTCATCGGTGGCTACGACCCGCGGCCGGGGTTCGAGCGCGACTACGTCGCGTACCTGTGGCTCGAGGGCGGCTGGGGCGGGCGCCCCGCGGCCCGGGACAACCACACGGCGATGACCACGTTCGCGACGACGGCGACGAACCAGCCCGTCGAGCTCCAGGAGCGCCTCTTCCCGCTGCGCTACGAGTGCTACCGGCTCGAGCCCGACAGCGCCGGCCCCGGTCGCTCCCGAGGCGGTCTCGGCGTGCGCCGGCGCTGGTACCTCACGGAGGCCGAGGGGGTGCTGTCGGACCTCGGCGACGGCGAGCGCTTCGGGCCCTGGGGCTGGGCCGGCGGCGGCGACGCGGCGCCGAACCGCTTCGTCTACGGCCCGGGCACCCCCGAGGAGGTGAACATCGGGATGTTCTGCACCGGCATGCGCCTCGAGCCCGGCCGCATCCTCGACTGCTTCCAGCCCGGCGGTGGCGGCTACGGGGACCCCTTCGAGCGCGACCCCGCCTGGGTCCTCGACGACGTCCTCGACGGCTACGTCTCGGTCGCGGCAGCCGAGCGGGACTACGGCGTCGTCGTCCGCCCCCTCGCCACGGGGGGCTTCGCCGTCGACGAGGAGGCGACCCGCGCGGCTCGCTCGCGCCCGAGGCGGCAGCGAGCGTGA
- a CDS encoding SDR family oxidoreductase: MSSAHERPVVALTGAAGTIGSAIARELARREARLVLVDRDEDALRSLAALRADHLLLAEDVSAEGAAARVLDAARDRFGRLDAVVNNAGIAGPVGPIEDAPFAEVERVFDVNVLAVVRVLQAVIPHFRARGNGRVVNVASGAGLAGTAYLAAYSATKHAVVGLTRSVAAELARCGVSVNAVCPGCVASPMMGRIEAALADALGAPASFEAAIPAGRYARPEEVANLTAYLALDAPPYLTGAAVVLDGAMRA; this comes from the coding sequence GTGAGCAGCGCGCACGAGCGGCCGGTCGTCGCGCTCACCGGCGCGGCGGGGACGATCGGGTCGGCGATCGCCCGTGAGCTCGCGCGCCGGGAAGCCCGCCTCGTCCTCGTCGACCGTGACGAGGACGCGCTGCGGTCGCTCGCCGCGCTCCGTGCGGACCACCTCCTCCTCGCCGAGGACGTCAGCGCCGAGGGGGCAGCTGCGCGCGTGCTCGACGCCGCGCGCGACCGGTTCGGCCGTCTCGACGCCGTCGTCAACAACGCCGGCATCGCGGGACCGGTCGGTCCGATCGAGGACGCGCCGTTCGCCGAGGTCGAGCGCGTCTTCGACGTGAACGTGCTCGCCGTGGTCCGCGTGCTGCAGGCGGTCATCCCCCACTTCCGCGCCCGGGGCAACGGCCGCGTCGTCAACGTCGCCTCGGGCGCCGGCCTGGCCGGGACCGCCTACCTGGCCGCCTACAGCGCGACCAAGCACGCGGTCGTGGGACTGACCCGCTCGGTCGCCGCGGAGCTCGCGCGCTGCGGCGTCTCGGTGAACGCCGTCTGCCCGGGCTGCGTCGCCTCCCCGATGATGGGCCGCATCGAGGCCGCCCTGGCGGACGCGCTCGGCGCCCCGGCCTCCTTCGAGGCGGCGATCCCCGCGGGCCGCTACGCACGGCCCGAGGAGGTCGCGAACCTCACCGCCTACCTCGCGCTCGACGCCCCGCCCTACCTCACCGGGGCGGCGGTCGTCCTCGACGGCGCGATGCGCGCCTAG
- a CDS encoding SDR family oxidoreductase: MAARRAVVTGASRGIGAAIARRLALDGHQVALLGTDADALAAVAASIEAAGGEAEVRCCDLADDAALSRTAAELAGRGPVHSLVNNAGVVRVGPPSTQGGSAWDAVMRVDVRAVFELTRQLEEALARAQGASVVNVSSVMGQLATRGIISYVAAKGALNQLTRGLALEYAPMGIRVNAVAPGFIRTDMFETSHPPSRRAALGRAHPLGRVGTPEEVAAVVSFLCSPDASFVSGAVIPVDGALACALAIPPID; encoded by the coding sequence GTGGCGGCGCGCCGAGCCGTCGTGACCGGGGCGAGCCGGGGGATTGGCGCCGCCATCGCCAGGCGTCTCGCCCTCGACGGCCACCAGGTCGCCCTCCTCGGGACCGACGCCGACGCGCTGGCGGCGGTCGCCGCCTCGATCGAGGCAGCGGGCGGCGAGGCCGAGGTGCGCTGCTGCGACCTCGCCGACGACGCTGCGCTGTCTCGCACCGCCGCCGAGCTCGCCGGGCGCGGCCCGGTCCACTCGCTCGTGAACAACGCCGGCGTCGTGCGCGTCGGCCCTCCGAGTACGCAGGGGGGCAGCGCCTGGGACGCCGTGATGCGGGTCGACGTGCGCGCGGTCTTCGAGCTCACTCGCCAGCTCGAGGAGGCGCTGGCGCGAGCGCAGGGCGCGAGCGTCGTCAACGTCAGCTCGGTGATGGGGCAGCTGGCGACGCGCGGCATCATCTCCTACGTCGCCGCCAAGGGCGCGCTCAACCAGCTCACGCGGGGCCTCGCCCTCGAGTACGCACCGATGGGGATCCGGGTCAACGCCGTCGCGCCGGGGTTCATCCGCACCGACATGTTCGAGACCTCGCACCCGCCGTCGCGCCGAGCCGCGCTCGGACGCGCGCACCCCCTCGGACGTGTCGGGACCCCCGAGGAGGTCGCGGCCGTCGTCTCGTTCCTCTGCTCGCCCGACGCGAGCTTCGTGTCGGGCGCGGTCATCCCCGTCGACGGGGCGCTCGCCTGCGCGCTCGCGATCCCGCCGATCGACTGA
- a CDS encoding sugar ABC transporter substrate-binding protein has product MRHSKTNKHFMPVAGAVVAAGSLLVASACSTSATPKVARGAKAPQTVKFKWGTFHLASRIESKIKAHKPLVMDLSFQALSEPGAPALLRAGLQRGAAWAKHRYGVTIKVNLIGTPETDPPSQISQIQSLVSAGQVDCVGVEPVTPGAFLKVINTTMQSGVPVMTVNTDSPASHRIAYYGVNDTAPSGRFFTGKIAGDFTVAWARAHKVKLTSAALITGDTTASWAQGRMQGWLSTVKKAFPKMSVVGTPTNAFTTGYDPAQINSKMSAFMTGHPNVQFYFDSDWGAAVIAQLIGSRHLKGKVYTLGFNVDSTYLKDLQQGTLIGTIDQRYDLQAENFVKGCAQFLLGGVVPKTPFQYLNPSIWTPANVAKAIKLYNSIPGALG; this is encoded by the coding sequence GTGAGACACAGCAAGACGAACAAGCACTTCATGCCCGTCGCGGGCGCCGTGGTGGCCGCAGGGTCGCTGCTCGTGGCGTCCGCCTGCTCCACCTCCGCCACACCGAAGGTGGCGCGTGGGGCCAAGGCGCCGCAGACCGTGAAGTTCAAGTGGGGAACCTTCCATCTGGCGAGCAGGATCGAGTCGAAGATCAAGGCCCACAAGCCGCTCGTCATGGACCTCTCCTTCCAGGCGCTCTCCGAGCCGGGCGCGCCGGCGCTCCTGCGGGCGGGGCTGCAGCGGGGTGCCGCGTGGGCGAAGCACCGCTACGGCGTGACGATCAAGGTCAACCTCATCGGCACGCCGGAGACCGATCCGCCGAGCCAGATCAGCCAGATCCAGAGCCTGGTGAGCGCCGGTCAGGTTGACTGCGTCGGCGTCGAGCCGGTCACGCCCGGCGCCTTCCTCAAGGTGATCAACACGACGATGCAGTCGGGCGTCCCGGTGATGACCGTCAACACCGACAGCCCGGCTTCGCACCGCATCGCCTACTACGGGGTGAACGACACCGCACCGTCGGGCCGGTTCTTCACCGGCAAGATCGCCGGCGACTTCACGGTCGCCTGGGCGAGGGCGCACAAGGTGAAGCTGACCTCTGCCGCGCTCATCACCGGCGACACGACGGCCTCGTGGGCGCAGGGCCGGATGCAGGGCTGGCTGAGCACCGTGAAGAAGGCCTTCCCGAAGATGAGCGTCGTCGGGACCCCGACGAACGCCTTCACGACCGGCTACGACCCCGCGCAGATCAACTCGAAGATGTCCGCCTTCATGACCGGGCACCCGAACGTCCAGTTCTACTTCGACAGCGACTGGGGCGCGGCGGTCATCGCCCAGCTGATCGGTTCCCGGCACCTCAAGGGCAAGGTGTACACGCTGGGGTTCAACGTGGACTCCACCTACCTGAAGGACCTGCAGCAGGGGACCCTGATCGGCACGATCGACCAGCGCTACGACCTGCAGGCGGAGAACTTCGTGAAGGGCTGCGCCCAGTTCCTCCTCGGCGGGGTCGTCCCGAAGACGCCCTTCCAGTACCTCAACCCGTCGATCTGGACGCCCGCCAACGTGGCCAAGGCCATCAAGCTGTACAACAGCATCCCGGGCGCCCTCGGCTGA